The following coding sequences lie in one Arthrobacter sp. SLBN-122 genomic window:
- a CDS encoding HAD-IIA family hydrolase: MSDVSLVARFDALLADLDGVVYAGPHAIPGAVDSLRQLSGLGIGLGYVTNNASRSPGEVAAHLRELGAPAEDDQVVSSSQAAAELLASLLAPGSRILITGSPALAREIELVGLVPVGSQAEDPVAVVQGFSPAIGWKDLAEATYVVSAGALWVATNTDMSIPQARGIAPGNGTLVAAVAAATGQQPRVAGKPEAPLFHSAAKRLGAERPLVVGDRLDTDILGGNNAGFATVAVLTGVDTRETILAARSAERPDYIIENLTDLHRPYPEVTHDDGTYTCGQSTARVANGAVGIIGSKDHLDSWRAACAAWWAETPGAAAPQAPKLVWLDH; this comes from the coding sequence ATGAGTGATGTCTCGCTGGTCGCGCGCTTCGATGCGCTCCTCGCCGACCTGGACGGAGTGGTCTACGCCGGGCCCCACGCCATTCCCGGAGCCGTGGATTCACTGCGGCAGCTCTCCGGTTTGGGAATCGGCCTCGGCTACGTGACCAATAACGCCTCCCGCTCCCCGGGAGAGGTTGCAGCCCATCTCCGCGAGCTGGGTGCTCCTGCCGAGGACGACCAGGTGGTCAGCTCATCCCAGGCAGCCGCCGAGCTGCTCGCCTCGCTGCTGGCACCAGGGTCAAGGATCCTCATCACGGGCAGCCCTGCGCTGGCCCGGGAAATCGAGCTCGTGGGCCTGGTGCCCGTGGGCAGCCAGGCGGAGGACCCAGTGGCGGTGGTCCAGGGGTTCAGCCCCGCCATTGGCTGGAAGGACCTGGCGGAAGCCACCTACGTGGTGTCCGCCGGAGCGTTGTGGGTGGCCACCAACACGGACATGTCCATTCCCCAGGCGCGGGGCATCGCTCCGGGTAACGGCACCCTGGTTGCCGCCGTCGCTGCTGCCACCGGCCAACAGCCCAGGGTCGCCGGAAAGCCCGAGGCGCCGCTGTTCCACTCGGCCGCCAAGCGCCTCGGAGCGGAGCGTCCCCTGGTGGTGGGCGACCGGCTGGACACGGACATCCTGGGCGGCAACAATGCCGGCTTTGCCACCGTGGCTGTCCTGACCGGCGTCGACACACGCGAAACCATCCTCGCCGCAAGGTCGGCGGAACGGCCCGACTACATCATCGAAAACCTGACGGACCTGCACCGCCCATACCCGGAGGTCACGCACGACGACGGCACCTACACGTGCGGCCAGTCAACGGCACGCGTGGCCAACGGAGCGGTGGGCATCATTGGCAGCAAGGATCACCTCGACTCCTGGCGTGCCGCATGCGCAGCCTGGTGGGCGGAGACACCCGGCGCCGCAGCCCCGCAGGCACCCAAGCTGGTGTGGCTGGATCACTAG
- a CDS encoding TlyA family RNA methyltransferase, with protein sequence MPVRLDQALVARGLARSRTHAASLISEGKVRSGGEVLSKASLQVDDSRDLAVDHDDQDTYASRAGHKLAGALDAFPDVSVEGKRCLDAGASTGGFTDVLLRRGAAHVVAVDVGHGQLVPHLRSDPRVDVHEGLNVRYMAPADIGGPAALTVADLSFISLTLVIQPLADCTEPGGDLVLMVKPQFEIGKDRLGRTGVVTSERERRMAVEKVARAALDAGLDLCGLAASPLPGQDGNVEYFLWIKRRISKDLPKIEEREAAAAALLGQIWPNH encoded by the coding sequence ATGCCGGTGCGCCTCGACCAGGCACTGGTGGCGCGCGGACTGGCGAGGTCCCGCACCCATGCCGCGTCGCTGATCAGCGAAGGCAAGGTCAGATCCGGCGGCGAGGTCCTCAGCAAAGCGTCGCTTCAAGTGGACGACAGCCGGGACCTCGCCGTCGACCACGATGACCAGGACACCTACGCCAGCCGCGCCGGCCACAAGCTGGCCGGTGCCCTCGACGCCTTCCCTGATGTCTCGGTGGAAGGCAAAAGGTGCCTTGACGCCGGCGCCTCCACCGGGGGCTTCACCGACGTCCTCCTTCGGCGGGGCGCCGCACACGTGGTGGCGGTCGACGTCGGACACGGCCAGTTGGTGCCGCACCTCCGCAGCGATCCGCGCGTGGACGTCCACGAAGGCCTGAACGTCAGGTACATGGCGCCGGCCGACATCGGCGGCCCCGCAGCACTGACGGTCGCGGACCTGTCGTTCATTTCCCTCACCCTGGTGATCCAGCCGCTGGCGGACTGCACGGAGCCCGGTGGAGACCTGGTGCTGATGGTCAAGCCCCAGTTCGAAATCGGCAAGGACCGCCTGGGCCGGACCGGCGTGGTCACGTCGGAGCGCGAGCGGCGGATGGCCGTGGAGAAGGTGGCCAGGGCAGCGCTCGACGCCGGCCTGGACCTGTGCGGCCTGGCGGCCAGTCCACTGCCCGGGCAGGACGGAAACGTCGAATACTTCCTGTGGATAAAACGCAGGATCAGCAAAGACTTGCCTAAGATCGAAGAGCGAGAGGCAGCAGCCGCTGCGTTGCTCGGACAAATCTGGCCGAACCACTAG
- a CDS encoding NAD kinase — MSRRVLVLAHTGREESLKAAWEACALLHASGIVPVMQESELGDMERFFGHLAQPVEVLHDHVQLPDVELVMVLGGDGTILRAAELVREVDVPLLGVNLGHVGFLAESERADLAQTVEWIASREYTVEERMTIDVQVWVRGQKIWHTWALNEAAIEKANRERMLEVVTEVDERPLTSFGSDGIVLATPTGSTAYAFSAGGPVVWPEVEALVIVPISAHALFAKPLVVSPRSKLAVEVLSRTDAQGVLWCDGRRSVDLPPGARVEVTKSATPVRLARTHQTPFSARLVRKFELPIHGWRGPVPKSDAVHTGPIPIVRTPRPMPPLPVPHVENPGSDPDPSTAK, encoded by the coding sequence ATGAGCAGGCGTGTACTGGTCCTTGCCCACACCGGCCGCGAGGAGTCGCTGAAGGCCGCCTGGGAAGCCTGCGCGCTGCTGCACGCCTCGGGCATAGTTCCCGTGATGCAGGAGTCCGAGCTGGGGGACATGGAACGGTTCTTCGGGCATCTGGCCCAGCCGGTGGAGGTCCTTCACGACCATGTTCAGCTGCCCGATGTGGAACTCGTCATGGTCCTTGGCGGTGACGGCACCATCCTGCGGGCCGCCGAACTGGTCCGCGAAGTGGATGTGCCGCTGCTGGGCGTCAACCTGGGCCACGTGGGTTTCCTGGCCGAAAGCGAACGAGCAGACCTTGCCCAGACCGTCGAGTGGATTGCCAGCCGCGAGTACACGGTTGAAGAACGCATGACCATCGATGTCCAGGTGTGGGTCCGGGGCCAGAAGATTTGGCACACCTGGGCTTTAAACGAGGCCGCCATCGAGAAGGCCAACCGCGAACGCATGCTCGAGGTCGTGACCGAAGTGGACGAGCGCCCGTTGACGTCCTTCGGTTCCGACGGGATCGTGCTGGCCACCCCCACAGGGTCCACGGCCTACGCGTTCTCCGCGGGCGGACCGGTGGTCTGGCCGGAAGTGGAAGCCCTGGTGATAGTCCCCATCAGCGCCCATGCGCTCTTCGCCAAGCCCCTCGTGGTGTCGCCGCGGTCAAAGCTCGCCGTGGAGGTCCTAAGCCGCACGGACGCCCAGGGCGTGCTGTGGTGCGATGGCCGGCGTTCGGTGGACCTGCCGCCCGGCGCCCGCGTGGAAGTGACCAAGTCCGCCACTCCCGTCCGGCTGGCGCGCACCCACCAGACGCCGTTCTCGGCCCGCCTGGTCCGAAAGTTCGAGCTGCCCATCCACGGCTGGCGGGGCCCGGTGCCCAAGTCTGATGCGGTGCATACCGGCCCCATTCCCATTGTGCGGACCCCGCGGCCCATGCCGCCGCTGCCGGTACCGCATGTGGAGAACCCCGGCAGCGATCCCGATCCGTCGACTGCAAAGTGA
- the recN gene encoding DNA repair protein RecN, with protein sequence MLEELRIRDLGVITDATLPLGPGLSVVTGETGAGKTMVVTAVGLLLGARSDAGAVRSGAKSATAEAVLKLDAGHPAIARALEAGAEAEEFDGGAELILARRLGADGRSRAFLGGRAAPVGVLAEIGESLVVVHGQSDQIRLKSATAQREALDKFAGDALAGPLASYQELYNHWKSSQAELDTLRSAARDRLREAESLEAALAEIDEVDPQPGEDELLKAEAVKLANVEELRIAASTAHEALIAEDFGETGDATTLVDSAKRTLEHVAEHDAELGSAAARLAEVGFLLNDIATELASYQAGLDTEGPERLAEIEDRRAALAKLVRKYAPTIDEVLEWAEKARIRFDELQDDSSRIESLDAEVVRAEAELKKQSAAVSKIRAKAAKDLSGRVSAELKALAMADATLVITIEPAGQLGPHGADEISFLLQPHSGAPARPLGKGASGGELSRVMLAIEVVLAAVDPVPTFVFDEVDAGVGGRAAVEIGRRLAMLARHVQVLVVTHLPQVAAFADQHITVTKTSVRGADGGTATGFTSSDVRLLDGPERVRELARMLAGQEDSESARAHAQELLDDAKLLPQRA encoded by the coding sequence ATGCTTGAAGAACTGAGAATCCGCGATCTCGGCGTCATCACCGACGCAACGCTTCCGCTCGGCCCGGGACTGAGCGTTGTCACCGGCGAAACCGGCGCGGGCAAGACGATGGTGGTCACCGCCGTCGGGTTGCTCCTGGGCGCCCGTTCGGATGCCGGCGCCGTCCGCAGCGGCGCCAAGAGCGCCACGGCAGAAGCCGTGCTGAAACTCGACGCCGGGCACCCGGCCATCGCCCGTGCCCTTGAGGCCGGTGCCGAGGCGGAGGAGTTCGACGGCGGCGCGGAGCTGATCCTGGCCCGCCGGCTGGGTGCGGACGGACGCAGCCGTGCGTTCCTGGGTGGCCGGGCCGCCCCCGTGGGCGTCCTGGCAGAGATCGGTGAGTCACTGGTGGTGGTGCATGGCCAGTCAGACCAGATCCGGCTCAAAAGCGCCACGGCGCAGCGTGAAGCGCTGGACAAGTTCGCCGGCGACGCCCTGGCCGGCCCGCTGGCCAGCTACCAGGAGCTGTACAACCACTGGAAGTCCAGCCAGGCGGAGCTGGACACCCTTCGCAGCGCAGCACGGGACAGGCTCCGTGAGGCAGAATCCCTTGAGGCGGCCTTGGCCGAGATCGACGAGGTGGATCCGCAGCCGGGGGAGGACGAGCTGCTCAAGGCCGAGGCCGTGAAGCTTGCCAACGTGGAGGAGTTGCGGATCGCCGCCAGCACCGCGCACGAGGCACTCATCGCCGAGGACTTCGGCGAAACCGGGGATGCCACCACGCTGGTGGATTCCGCCAAAAGGACCCTCGAACACGTGGCGGAGCATGATGCGGAGCTCGGTTCCGCAGCGGCCCGGCTGGCCGAGGTGGGTTTCCTGCTCAACGACATCGCCACCGAACTGGCCAGCTACCAGGCCGGCCTGGACACGGAGGGCCCGGAACGGCTCGCCGAAATCGAGGACCGGCGCGCCGCCTTGGCCAAGCTGGTCCGCAAGTACGCCCCCACCATCGACGAAGTGCTGGAGTGGGCGGAAAAGGCGCGGATCCGCTTCGACGAGCTGCAGGACGATTCCTCCCGCATCGAGTCCCTGGACGCTGAAGTGGTCCGTGCCGAAGCAGAACTGAAGAAGCAGTCAGCTGCCGTCAGCAAAATCCGCGCCAAGGCCGCCAAGGACCTGTCCGGCCGGGTCAGCGCTGAACTCAAGGCCCTGGCCATGGCCGACGCCACCCTGGTGATCACCATTGAGCCGGCGGGGCAGCTGGGCCCGCACGGCGCGGACGAGATCAGTTTCCTGCTGCAGCCGCATTCCGGCGCCCCGGCCCGGCCGTTGGGCAAGGGCGCGTCCGGCGGTGAACTGTCCCGCGTCATGCTGGCCATCGAAGTGGTGCTTGCCGCCGTCGACCCCGTCCCCACGTTTGTCTTCGACGAGGTGGACGCGGGCGTTGGCGGCCGGGCCGCCGTCGAGATCGGCCGCCGCCTGGCCATGCTGGCACGCCACGTGCAGGTGCTGGTGGTCACGCACCTTCCGCAGGTGGCGGCGTTCGCGGACCAGCACATCACCGTGACCAAAACCTCAGTCAGGGGAGCCGACGGCGGCACGGCCACCGGGTTCACCTCCAGTGACGTGCGGCTGCTTGACGGCCCGGAGCGGGTGCGTGAGCTCGCCCGCATGCTGGCGGGCCAGGAGGACTCGGAATCGGCCCGGGCGCACGCCCAGGAACTGCTGGACGACGCCAAGCTCCTGCCGCAGCGGGCCTGA
- a CDS encoding CTP synthase: MIGSNSVVQRSNSRVNSRFPGSSKTTKHIFVTGGVASSLGKGLTASSLGHLLRARGLSVTMQKLDPYLNVDPGTMNPFQHGEVFVTDDGAETDLDIGHYERFLDENLEGSANVTTGQVYSTVIAKERRGEYLGDTVQVIPHITDEIKRRMRLPAEGNNAPDVIITEIGGTVGDIESQPFLESARQVRQDIGRNNVFFAHVSLVPYIGPSQELKTKPTQHSVAALRSIGIQPEAIVIRSDREVPEAMRAKIGRMCDVDIEAVIGCPDAPSIYDIPKTLHSQGLDSYIVRALDLPFKDVDWTSWDKLLEAVHNPKHHVEIALVGKYIDLPDAYLSVTEALRAGGFANDTKVKIRWVPSDECETREGAIKALDGVDAICVPGGFGIRGLEGKLGALKFARETKLPVLGLCLGLQCMVIEYARNVVGLEGASSSEFEPDSKYPVIATMEEQLEYVEGRGDLGGTMRLGLYEAKLDEGSVIAGTYGKTTVSERHRHRYEVNNKYRQQIADKGLVFSGTSPDGKLVEFVELPADVHPYYVATQAHPELSSRPTRPHPLFAGLVKAALDHQGVNRHDAADTAVPAAGEPAASGTVTAK; encoded by the coding sequence ATGATAGGCTCGAATTCCGTGGTGCAGCGATCAAATTCCCGTGTAAATTCCCGGTTCCCGGGCTCCTCCAAGACGACCAAGCACATCTTCGTCACCGGCGGTGTGGCGTCCTCGCTCGGCAAGGGACTGACGGCGTCCAGCCTTGGTCATCTGCTGCGGGCACGCGGCCTGTCCGTCACGATGCAGAAGCTCGATCCCTACCTGAACGTGGATCCGGGCACAATGAACCCGTTCCAGCACGGCGAGGTCTTCGTCACCGACGATGGCGCCGAGACGGACCTGGACATCGGGCACTACGAGCGCTTCCTTGACGAAAACCTCGAAGGTTCCGCGAACGTGACCACCGGGCAGGTGTACTCCACCGTGATTGCCAAGGAGCGCCGCGGCGAATACCTCGGTGACACCGTCCAAGTCATCCCGCACATCACGGATGAGATCAAGCGCCGTATGCGCCTGCCTGCAGAAGGCAACAACGCCCCGGACGTCATCATCACGGAAATCGGCGGCACCGTCGGGGATATCGAATCCCAGCCGTTCCTGGAATCCGCCCGCCAGGTCCGCCAGGACATCGGCCGGAACAACGTCTTCTTCGCCCATGTCTCCCTGGTGCCCTACATCGGCCCGTCCCAGGAACTGAAGACCAAGCCCACCCAGCACTCCGTGGCCGCGCTTCGCTCCATCGGCATCCAGCCCGAGGCGATCGTGATCCGCTCTGACCGCGAGGTCCCCGAAGCGATGCGCGCAAAGATCGGACGCATGTGCGACGTCGACATCGAAGCCGTTATCGGCTGCCCGGATGCGCCGAGCATCTACGACATCCCCAAGACCCTGCACTCCCAGGGCCTGGACTCCTACATCGTCCGCGCCCTGGACCTGCCGTTCAAGGATGTTGACTGGACCAGCTGGGACAAATTGCTTGAAGCCGTCCACAACCCCAAGCACCACGTCGAGATTGCCCTGGTGGGCAAGTACATCGATCTCCCCGACGCCTACCTGTCGGTCACCGAAGCGCTGCGCGCCGGCGGCTTCGCCAACGACACCAAGGTCAAGATCCGCTGGGTCCCGTCGGACGAATGCGAGACCCGCGAAGGCGCCATCAAGGCGCTGGACGGTGTCGACGCCATCTGCGTGCCCGGCGGCTTCGGCATCCGCGGCCTCGAAGGCAAGCTCGGCGCCCTGAAGTTCGCCCGCGAAACCAAGCTTCCCGTGCTGGGCCTGTGCCTTGGCCTGCAGTGCATGGTCATCGAGTACGCCCGCAACGTGGTGGGCCTGGAGGGCGCCTCTTCCAGCGAGTTCGAGCCGGACTCCAAATACCCGGTAATCGCCACCATGGAGGAGCAGCTGGAGTACGTTGAAGGCCGCGGTGACCTTGGCGGCACCATGCGTTTGGGGCTCTACGAAGCCAAACTGGATGAAGGCTCGGTCATCGCCGGAACGTACGGCAAAACCACCGTCAGCGAACGTCACCGGCACCGGTACGAAGTCAACAACAAGTACCGCCAGCAGATCGCGGACAAGGGCCTGGTATTTTCCGGCACGTCCCCGGACGGCAAGCTGGTGGAATTTGTTGAACTGCCCGCCGATGTCCACCCGTACTACGTTGCAACCCAGGCCCACCCCGAACTGAGCTCGCGGCCCACCCGCCCGCACCCGCTGTTCGCCGGCCTGGTCAAGGCTGCCCTGGACCACCAGGGCGTGAACCGCCATGACGCTGCCGACACGGCTGTGCCCGCGGCCGGGGAGCCTGCAGCATCGGGTACCGTTACCG